The genomic segment AGCGAGATGGACATTTACAAGGTCGCCGAGCCGCAGGTCGAAGCCCTCGCCGAGGAGTCCGGAGAACTCGTCCACCTCGTCGTGGAGGAAAACGGCGAAGGGGTCTACCTCTGCCGGGCGAAGGGCGATCAGGCCGTCGACCTCGACACGTACGTCGGCTGCCGACACCCCATGCACAGTTCGGCGTTCGGCAAGGCGATCCTCTCTCAGCTTCCGACCGAACGCGTCGACGAGATCATAGACCAGCACGGGCTGCCGCGCGTCACGTCGGAGACGATCACGGATCGAGACGCCCTCTTCGAGGCCCTGGAGCGAACGCGCGAGCGCGGGTTCGCGGTCGACGGTGAGGAACGCCTCGAGGGGCTGCGCTGTATCGCCGCCCCGATCAGGTTCGATTCGGACGTCATCGGCGCGATCAGTATCTCGGCGCCGACCGCCAGGATCGACGACGACTGGGAGAGCAACGAGTACGTCGAACCGCTCCGACGGGCGACGAACGTGATCGAACTGAACAAGTACAAGATTTAGGGATCCGACTCGCGGCGCTCTCCGCGAGTACTCCGATCTCCGATCGCGAAACGTTACGCGAGCGCCTCGTCGAGCTTCGTGATCGGGTGTGGCGGCTTCTCGTCGTACTCGTCGCCGATCTGCGTCCGACAAGAGGCGCCCGGAGCGACGACGGCGTCGCCGTCGCTCTCCTCGAGCTGTCCGAAGAGCTGGTTCCCGACCGCGCGACTCATCGAGTAGTGCTCGGCTTCGTACCCGAACGAGCCCGCCATTCCGCAGCAGCTGCTGTCTAACGGATCGACCGCGTACCCCGCCCGCCGCAACACGCCGACCGCGTGGTGGTCCTTCTTGGTCGCCTTCTGGTGGCAGTGGCCGTGGTAGGTCAGGCGCTCGGCCACCTCGTCGAACTCGAGGTCCTCGTCGAGGCGATGGACGTCGAGGTACTCGCAGACGCCGTACGTGCGTTCGGCGATCGTGTCGACGTCGTTCCCGACGACGAGATC from the Natronococcus sp. AD-5 genome contains:
- a CDS encoding IclR family transcriptional regulator, producing the protein MEKRAKHPVRTTEKSLKVIAELNRRNGARVTTLANELDMGKSAVHNHLSTLEEHGYVVKDGNTYRLSLRFLDIGGQLRSEMDIYKVAEPQVEALAEESGELVHLVVEENGEGVYLCRAKGDQAVDLDTYVGCRHPMHSSAFGKAILSQLPTERVDEIIDQHGLPRVTSETITDRDALFEALERTRERGFAVDGEERLEGLRCIAAPIRFDSDVIGAISISAPTARIDDDWESNEYVEPLRRATNVIELNKYKI